The DNA segment CCTGAGAGAGCATTTATAGACTTACTTAAGAAAATAAGGGTCGTTTGCATTTTTACTACCCGACTCCATAAGCTTCTGAGGTTTTATATAATTATTTATTACTCCAAAGTCTGCTCACCACCACCGTTTACAAAAATAGTCTGACCACTCACCCACTCCGAAATCGGAGAAGCAAAATACAGCATCGCTCCTGCAATATCCTCTGCTGTTCCCAGTCGTTTAATTGGTGTGTGAGCCAGCATCGTTTTTTCGATTTCGGGTGTCAAAACACTTTCCAGTGCAGCAGTACGTGTAGCTCCTGGACCAACAGCGTTAATTCGAACTTCCGGTCCAAAATCGTGTGCTAAATTTGCCACTGTATGGTTTACCGCCGCTTTTGACCCACCGTAACCACTCATGTTTGGACTTTTATTTATGCTAGACATCGAGGTGGTGAAAACAATAGATCCGTATCCCTCTTTTTTCATGTATGGAACAACCAACTGGCATAGCTTCCAACCACTAAAAACGTTTAGTTCATAATCTCGTTTAATATCTTCAATTGAGATTTTAAATGGATTTTCTCGTCCACCG comes from the Flavobacterium ardleyense genome and includes:
- a CDS encoding glucose 1-dehydrogenase, which translates into the protein MNASELFNLKGKVAIVTGGANGIGKATAIMLAKHGANISIGDFNLEDAQNTAKEIEALGVKVLAVSCNVLKDGDLVNLVETTVKEFGGVHILINNAGGGGGGRENPFKISIEDIKRDYELNVFSGWKLCQLVVPYMKKEGYGSIVFTTSMSSINKSPNMSGYGGSKAAVNHTVANLAHDFGPEVRINAVGPGATRTAALESVLTPEIEKTMLAHTPIKRLGTAEDIAGAMLYFASPISEWVSGQTIFVNGGGEQTLE